From Synergistaceae bacterium:
AGATCATCGGTAGGGTCCATAAGTTCGGGGACGACATCAACACCGACTACATCATCGCGGGCAAATATACGAAGACCCTCGACTTCTCCTCGCTGGCGGAGCACGTCTTCGAGGACATCGCCCCCGGGTTCGCCGGACG
This genomic window contains:
- a CDS encoding 3-isopropylmalate dehydratase, whose protein sequence is MKKKIIGRVHKFGDDINTDYIIAGKYTKTLDFSSLAEHVFEDIAPGFAGR